In Xanthomonas sp. SI, the following are encoded in one genomic region:
- a CDS encoding ATP-binding protein: MSADAATVPFLAHAAAAPPESGETALIAELRRQLAARDKVIAVLKKRVTARDDAVASPLATLQQNIALGKVVALKTQELNRERQELEHALDDLGKAQVALLQAQKMESIGQLAAGIAHEINTPAQYVRDNVAFVCKAKQILDHVFDMTFGIVDAARAQGVAPELVAALDAQVSSSKFQYLRKQTPEALQQSLEGLDRITKIVSAMKTFSHPSAGEKEPVDLRELVATTITVARNEWKYVAEIETDFAADVPLVPCLRDEIGQVLLNLVVNAAHAIGDTLVPGEREQGRIRIILRRAGDSHVDLCVSDDGPGIPEAIRTKVFDPFFTTKAVGKGTGQGLAIAYSAVVEKHQGRIFFEPSADQRGTTFVVRLPLHAAAG, from the coding sequence ATGTCCGCAGATGCAGCGACGGTACCGTTCCTGGCGCATGCCGCCGCCGCGCCGCCGGAGAGCGGCGAGACGGCGTTGATCGCCGAGTTGCGCCGGCAACTGGCCGCGCGCGACAAGGTGATCGCAGTGCTGAAGAAGCGGGTCACTGCGCGCGACGATGCGGTGGCCTCGCCGCTGGCCACGCTGCAGCAGAACATCGCGCTGGGCAAGGTGGTCGCGCTGAAGACCCAGGAACTGAACCGCGAGCGGCAGGAACTGGAGCATGCCCTGGACGACCTCGGCAAGGCCCAGGTCGCGCTGCTGCAGGCGCAGAAGATGGAATCGATCGGCCAGCTCGCCGCGGGCATCGCCCACGAGATCAATACGCCGGCGCAATACGTGCGCGACAACGTCGCGTTCGTGTGCAAGGCCAAGCAGATCCTCGACCACGTGTTCGACATGACCTTCGGCATCGTCGATGCGGCGCGCGCGCAGGGCGTGGCGCCGGAGCTGGTAGCCGCGCTCGACGCGCAGGTGAGCTCGTCCAAGTTCCAGTACTTGCGCAAGCAGACCCCCGAGGCCTTGCAGCAGTCGCTGGAAGGGCTTGACCGCATCACCAAGATCGTCAGTGCGATGAAGACCTTCTCGCATCCTTCGGCCGGCGAGAAGGAGCCGGTGGACCTGCGCGAACTGGTCGCCACCACCATCACCGTCGCCCGCAACGAATGGAAATACGTGGCCGAGATCGAGACCGATTTCGCCGCCGACGTGCCGCTGGTGCCATGCCTGCGCGACGAGATCGGCCAGGTGCTGCTGAACCTGGTGGTCAACGCGGCGCATGCGATCGGCGACACGCTGGTGCCGGGCGAACGCGAGCAGGGCCGGATCCGCATCATCCTGCGCCGGGCCGGCGACAGCCATGTTGATCTGTGCGTCAGCGACGACGGTCCGGGCATTCCCGAGGCGATCCGGACCAAGGTGTTCGATCCGTTCTTCACCACCAAAGCGGTCGGCAAGGGCACCGGCCAGGGCCTGGCGATCGCCTATTCGGCGGTGGTGGAAAAACACCAGGGACGGATCTTCTTCGAACCGTCGGCGGACCAGCGTGGCACCACCTTCGTGGTGCGGCTGCCGTTGCACGCGGCGGCGGGCTGA
- a CDS encoding LysR family transcriptional regulator: MTHDLNDTLIFVKVVEQGSFIAAANALGLPKTTVSRKVQDLEARLGARLLHRTTRRLGLTEAGAVYHEHCQRIARELEEAESAVGQLQAGPRGWLRFSVPYSAGISWVAPILGEFHKQHPEVRLEMVMTSDKVDPIAEGVDVALHMGALLDSTMVARKLATFRTQVFASPNYIERHGEPLHPDDLQHHRTLALSNGRNGNNRLSWPLRNGKQSGDFAIQPILVANDSAALIGGLVCGEGLVLASDATIKPLIEAGKARRVLGGWVGPDLDFNAVFPGGRMLSPKVRAFVDFLVDKLNFDVNYMLAQCPVKLAAQHADSGAEFTLCSGVAMNTQTVALPQLAELPLLEEAEAEPAPEQEEEALV; the protein is encoded by the coding sequence ATGACCCACGATCTGAACGACACCCTGATCTTCGTCAAGGTGGTCGAACAAGGCAGCTTCATCGCCGCGGCCAACGCGCTCGGCCTGCCCAAGACCACCGTCAGCAGAAAGGTGCAGGATCTGGAGGCGCGCCTGGGCGCGCGCCTGCTGCACCGGACCACGCGCCGCCTCGGCCTGACCGAAGCCGGCGCGGTCTATCACGAGCATTGCCAGCGCATCGCCCGCGAACTGGAGGAAGCCGAGAGCGCGGTCGGGCAGCTGCAGGCCGGCCCGCGCGGCTGGCTGCGTTTCAGCGTGCCCTACTCCGCCGGCATTTCCTGGGTGGCGCCGATCCTGGGCGAATTCCACAAGCAGCATCCGGAAGTGCGCCTGGAAATGGTCATGACCAGCGACAAGGTCGATCCGATCGCCGAGGGCGTGGACGTGGCCCTGCACATGGGCGCGCTGCTGGATTCGACCATGGTCGCGCGCAAGCTGGCCACCTTCCGCACCCAGGTGTTCGCCAGCCCCAACTACATCGAGCGCCACGGCGAGCCGCTGCATCCGGACGACCTGCAACACCACCGCACGCTGGCGCTGAGCAATGGCCGCAACGGCAACAACCGGCTCAGCTGGCCGCTACGCAACGGCAAGCAGAGCGGCGACTTCGCGATCCAGCCGATCCTGGTCGCCAACGACTCGGCCGCGCTGATTGGCGGGCTGGTGTGCGGCGAAGGCCTGGTGCTGGCCAGCGATGCGACGATCAAGCCGCTGATCGAGGCCGGCAAGGCACGGCGCGTGCTCGGCGGCTGGGTCGGTCCGGACCTGGATTTCAACGCGGTGTTCCCGGGCGGGCGCATGCTGTCGCCGAAGGTGCGCGCTTTCGTCGATTTCCTGGTCGACAAGCTCAACTTCGACGTCAATTACATGCTGGCGCAGTGCCCGGTCAAGCTGGCCGCGCAACACGCCGACAGCGGCGCCGAGTTCACCCTGTGCAGCGGCGTGGCGATGAACACCCAGACCGTGGCGTTGCCGCAGTTGGCCGAACTGCCGCTGCTGGAGGAGGCGGAGGCGGAACCGGCGCCGGAGCAGGAGGAAGAAGCGCTGGTCTGA
- a CDS encoding efflux RND transporter periplasmic adaptor subunit, with translation MSFHSPSRALRPLAIALLAAALAACGGKAEQQGAPPPPAVGVAPALQKEISQWDEFSGRVEAIEHVDLRPRVSGYIDKVNYVEGQEVKKGDVLFTIDARSYRAELARANAELARARTQSKLSGSEAARAKKLSDQQAISTETWEQRHAAADQAEADVLAAQAAVDTARLNLEWTQVRAPIDGHAGRALVTAGNLVSAGDSASVLTTLVSLDKVHVYFDADEGTFLRYAQMARKGERPSERDGQLPVQVGLVGEDGFPHAGRVDFLDNQITSSTGTIRVRAVLDNADRSFTPGLFARVRLLGSGRFNALLIDDRSVLTDQDRKYVYVVDKDGKAQRRDVQLGRSAEGLRIVLGGLNAGDRVIVDGVQKVFMPGMPVQAKPVALATTSPAAARKAVALD, from the coding sequence ATGTCATTCCATTCCCCGTCGCGCGCCTTGCGCCCGCTGGCGATCGCGCTGCTGGCCGCGGCCCTGGCCGCTTGCGGCGGCAAGGCCGAGCAGCAGGGCGCGCCGCCGCCGCCGGCGGTCGGCGTGGCGCCTGCGCTACAGAAGGAAATCAGTCAGTGGGACGAGTTCAGCGGCCGCGTCGAGGCGATCGAACACGTCGACCTGCGCCCGCGCGTGTCCGGCTACATCGACAAGGTCAACTACGTCGAAGGGCAGGAGGTGAAGAAGGGCGATGTGCTGTTCACCATCGACGCGCGCAGCTACCGCGCCGAACTGGCGCGCGCCAACGCCGAACTGGCGCGGGCGCGGACCCAGTCCAAGCTCAGCGGCAGCGAGGCGGCACGCGCCAAGAAACTGTCCGACCAGCAGGCGATCTCCACCGAGACCTGGGAGCAACGCCACGCCGCCGCCGACCAGGCCGAGGCCGACGTGCTCGCCGCGCAGGCCGCGGTGGACACCGCGCGCCTGAATCTGGAGTGGACCCAGGTCCGCGCGCCGATCGACGGCCACGCCGGCCGCGCCCTGGTCACCGCCGGCAATCTGGTCAGCGCCGGCGACAGCGCCAGCGTGCTGACCACGCTGGTGTCGCTGGACAAGGTGCATGTGTACTTCGATGCCGACGAAGGCACCTTCCTGCGCTATGCGCAGATGGCGCGCAAGGGCGAGCGGCCCAGCGAACGCGACGGGCAGTTGCCGGTGCAGGTCGGCCTGGTCGGCGAGGACGGGTTCCCGCACGCCGGCAGGGTCGATTTCCTGGATAACCAGATCACCAGCAGCACCGGCACCATCCGCGTGCGCGCCGTGCTCGACAACGCCGATCGCAGCTTCACCCCGGGCCTGTTCGCCCGCGTGCGCCTGCTCGGCAGCGGCCGCTTCAACGCGCTGCTGATCGACGACCGCTCGGTGCTGACCGACCAGGACCGCAAGTACGTCTACGTCGTCGACAAGGACGGCAAGGCGCAGCGTCGCGACGTGCAGCTGGGACGCAGCGCCGAAGGCCTGCGCATCGTGCTCGGCGGGCTCAACGCCGGCGACCGGGTCATCGTCGACGGGGTGCAGAAAGTGTTCATGCCGGGCATGCCGGTGCAGGCCAAGCCGGTGGCCCTGGCCACGACTTCGCCGGCCGCCGCACGCAAGGCCGTCGCCCTCGACTGA
- a CDS encoding OmpA family protein — MKRTVIQGMSVALASALLLSACATGGSYVQRDQYGNPTEQQNNRTGRGALIGTAVGVAAGLLSGSSATERRQHAMIGAGIGALSGAAIGNYQDRQERALRERTANTGIDVRRDGDNITLNLPDGITFDFNQSTLKPQFYSALNGVASTLGEYNQTMIEVVGHTDSIGSDAVNQRLSEQRAASVAAYLTAQGVQRERIETLGAGKKYPIADNSTEAGRAQNRRVEIRVVPLRS, encoded by the coding sequence ATGAAACGCACCGTGATCCAAGGCATGTCCGTGGCGCTGGCCAGCGCGCTGCTGTTGTCCGCCTGCGCCACCGGCGGTTCCTACGTGCAGCGCGACCAATACGGCAATCCGACCGAACAGCAGAACAACCGCACCGGCCGCGGCGCGCTGATCGGCACCGCGGTCGGCGTCGCCGCCGGCCTGCTCAGCGGCAGCAGCGCCACCGAGCGCCGCCAGCACGCGATGATCGGCGCCGGCATCGGCGCGCTCAGCGGCGCGGCGATCGGCAACTACCAGGATCGCCAGGAACGCGCGCTGCGCGAGCGCACCGCCAACACCGGCATCGACGTGCGCCGCGACGGCGACAACATCACCTTGAACCTGCCCGACGGCATCACCTTCGACTTCAACCAGTCCACGCTGAAGCCGCAGTTCTATTCGGCGCTCAACGGCGTGGCCTCGACCCTGGGCGAATACAACCAGACCATGATCGAAGTGGTCGGGCACACCGACAGCATCGGCAGCGACGCGGTCAACCAGCGTCTGTCCGAGCAGCGTGCCGCCTCGGTGGCCGCGTACCTGACCGCGCAGGGCGTGCAGCGCGAACGCATCGAAACGCTGGGCGCGGGCAAGAAGTACCCGATCGCCGACAACAGCACCGAAGCCGGTCGCGCGCAGAACCGCCGGGTCGAGATCCGCGTGGTGCCGCTGCGCTCCTGA
- a CDS encoding SDR family oxidoreductase: MSGTLDPEVLVLGGTGNIGLGVVRALLEAGSPVVAVARDRGRLRALRDRYSDEPALDVLQGSAANDATAAALAAAVAQRPRPLAGVVASLGSPLRCGRLLDQPVTALRRRMEADLLPHLAAARHLLPLLAQAERGGRYILLGSPCALRAWAGHGESSVAAASIRMLAQVLHEEAKPLGVRVQLLSLTHPVCSSEAGADACPEWFTTLSVGRAAVALLADAGVPGQAIVDIDKHHYAHPRTSLMTAPHFSPSTHEVSP, from the coding sequence GTGAGCGGGACGCTGGACCCGGAAGTGCTGGTGCTCGGCGGCACCGGCAACATCGGACTGGGCGTGGTCCGCGCCTTGCTCGAAGCCGGCAGTCCGGTCGTGGCCGTGGCGCGCGACCGCGGCCGGCTGCGCGCCTTGCGCGACCGCTACAGCGACGAACCGGCATTGGACGTGCTGCAGGGCTCGGCCGCCAACGACGCCACCGCCGCTGCCCTGGCGGCGGCGGTGGCGCAGCGGCCGCGGCCGCTGGCCGGGGTGGTCGCCAGCCTGGGCAGCCCGCTGCGCTGCGGGCGCCTGCTGGACCAGCCGGTGACCGCGCTGCGCCGGCGCATGGAAGCGGACCTGCTGCCGCATCTGGCCGCGGCCCGGCACCTGCTGCCGCTGCTGGCGCAGGCCGAGCGCGGCGGCCGCTACATCCTGCTCGGCAGCCCGTGCGCGTTGCGCGCCTGGGCCGGGCATGGCGAGAGCTCGGTGGCCGCGGCCTCGATCCGCATGCTCGCCCAGGTTCTGCACGAAGAAGCCAAGCCGCTGGGCGTGCGCGTGCAACTGCTGTCGCTGACCCATCCGGTCTGCAGCAGCGAAGCCGGCGCCGACGCCTGCCCGGAATGGTTCACCACGCTCAGCGTCGGCCGTGCCGCGGTGGCGCTGCTGGCCGACGCCGGCGTGCCGGGCCAAGCCATCGTCGACATCGACAAACACCACTACGCGCATCCACGCACCTCGTTGATGACCGCACCGCATTTTTCTCCTTCCACTCACGAGGTTTCTCCATGA
- a CDS encoding HD domain-containing phosphohydrolase, whose protein sequence is MSEPELPRILCVDDEPNLLAALERNLFGQFDVVTANGGEAGLAAIAAGPPFAAIVSDMRMPGMDGAAFLAAARARAPDSVRLLLTGQADATSAIAAINQGAIFRFLCKPCPTEELVAALEQAVALHRATLLERELLETTLAGTTRMLTEVLSMVAPWAFQRSAQLQACVSHVTAKLPWPNRWMVEVAAALSHIGCVSVPGDIVQREIAGDELSEEEQKLIDGHPLVAYRLLTAIPRMQPVAEIVRYQSLPPPADAAPDVVRGAQLLRASLLLVRGLARKLPLAHAVQELRKVEPPLPRGLIDALADLQLNTRSGIRKAKVCDLVPGWRLEQDVVSKRGMMLLAHGTELSLTSILALRNLQAAGAIVEPLLVSYGNQEQSGAPVAA, encoded by the coding sequence ATGAGCGAGCCGGAACTGCCGCGCATCCTGTGCGTGGACGACGAACCCAATCTGCTGGCGGCGCTGGAGCGCAACCTGTTCGGCCAGTTCGACGTGGTCACCGCCAACGGCGGCGAGGCCGGGCTGGCCGCGATCGCCGCCGGCCCGCCATTCGCGGCGATCGTCTCGGACATGCGCATGCCGGGCATGGACGGCGCCGCGTTCCTGGCCGCGGCGCGCGCGCGCGCGCCGGACAGCGTGCGCCTGCTGTTGACCGGGCAGGCCGATGCGACCTCGGCGATCGCCGCGATCAACCAGGGCGCGATCTTCCGCTTCCTGTGCAAGCCGTGCCCGACCGAGGAACTGGTCGCCGCGCTGGAGCAGGCGGTGGCGCTGCATCGCGCCACGCTGCTGGAACGCGAGCTGCTGGAAACCACGCTGGCCGGCACCACGCGCATGCTCACCGAGGTGCTGTCGATGGTCGCGCCGTGGGCGTTCCAGCGCTCGGCGCAACTGCAGGCCTGCGTCAGCCACGTCACCGCCAAGCTGCCGTGGCCCAACCGCTGGATGGTGGAAGTGGCCGCAGCGCTGAGCCACATCGGCTGCGTCAGCGTGCCGGGCGACATCGTGCAGCGCGAGATCGCCGGCGATGAACTGTCCGAGGAAGAGCAGAAGCTGATCGATGGGCATCCGCTGGTCGCGTACCGGCTGCTGACGGCGATCCCGCGCATGCAGCCGGTGGCCGAGATCGTGCGCTACCAGTCGCTGCCGCCGCCGGCCGACGCCGCGCCGGACGTGGTCCGCGGCGCGCAGCTGCTGCGTGCCTCGCTGCTGCTGGTACGCGGGCTGGCGCGCAAGCTGCCGCTGGCGCACGCGGTGCAGGAACTGCGCAAGGTCGAGCCGCCGCTGCCGCGCGGCCTGATCGACGCGCTCGCCGACCTGCAGCTCAATACCCGCAGCGGCATCCGCAAGGCCAAGGTCTGCGACCTGGTGCCGGGCTGGCGCCTGGAGCAGGACGTGGTATCCAAGCGCGGCATGATGCTGCTGGCGCACGGCACCGAACTGAGCCTCACCTCGATCCTGGCCTTACGCAACCTGCAGGCGGCCGGCGCCATCGTCGAGCCGCTGCTGGTCAGCTACGGCAATCAGGAACAGTCCGGCGCGCCGGTCGCCGCCTAA
- a CDS encoding HDOD domain-containing protein produces the protein MRVLFVDDEKQVLAGLERTMFMADRDWDVAFAGSGAEALVALHAQPADVVVSDMRMPMMDGAELLRQVRDSCPRTIRIILSGHTEQEAALRSLDVAHQFLAKPCQGDALIEAIDRAVALQVLLDDPAVQAVAGRIGGLPSAPRMFAQLNRLLGDPAAGVAQVAAVVEGDPALAAKVLQLANCAFFGNGHRVAEVKDAVNRIGIGLLRTLVLASEVFHSDAGDSADAIRADAVRASRLAAAVGKGHAAEDVVTTAALLANVGALLPDIARLCRDADPHGRGFPSHAEIGAYLLGVWGLPGAIVEAVAHHRTPRRVEHRQFDAIGVVHVAVALAQGLAPDLEYLQAMGVAAQLPQWQAACAQIREAEDAS, from the coding sequence ATGCGCGTGCTGTTCGTCGACGACGAGAAGCAGGTGCTGGCCGGCCTCGAGCGCACCATGTTCATGGCCGATCGCGATTGGGATGTGGCGTTCGCCGGCAGCGGTGCCGAGGCGCTGGTCGCGCTGCACGCGCAGCCGGCCGACGTGGTGGTCTCGGACATGCGCATGCCGATGATGGACGGCGCCGAACTGCTGCGCCAGGTGCGCGACAGTTGCCCGCGCACCATCCGCATCATCCTGTCCGGGCATACCGAACAGGAAGCGGCGCTGCGTTCGCTGGACGTGGCCCATCAGTTCCTGGCCAAGCCCTGCCAGGGCGATGCGCTGATCGAAGCGATCGATCGCGCGGTGGCGCTGCAGGTGCTGCTGGACGATCCGGCGGTGCAGGCGGTGGCCGGACGCATCGGCGGGCTGCCGTCGGCACCGCGCATGTTCGCGCAACTCAACCGCCTGCTCGGCGACCCCGCTGCCGGCGTCGCACAGGTAGCGGCGGTGGTGGAAGGCGACCCGGCGCTGGCGGCCAAGGTGCTGCAGCTGGCCAATTGCGCGTTCTTCGGCAACGGCCATCGCGTGGCCGAGGTCAAGGACGCGGTCAACCGCATCGGCATCGGCCTGCTGCGCACGCTGGTGCTGGCCAGCGAGGTGTTCCACAGCGACGCCGGCGACTCGGCCGACGCGATCCGCGCCGACGCGGTGCGCGCGTCGCGGCTGGCGGCGGCGGTCGGCAAGGGCCATGCCGCCGAGGACGTGGTCACGACCGCGGCGCTGCTGGCCAACGTCGGCGCGTTGCTGCCGGATATCGCGCGGCTGTGCCGCGATGCCGATCCGCACGGCCGCGGCTTCCCGTCGCATGCGGAGATCGGCGCCTATCTGCTCGGCGTGTGGGGCCTGCCCGGGGCGATCGTCGAGGCGGTCGCGCATCATCGTACGCCGCGCCGGGTCGAGCATCGCCAGTTCGACGCGATCGGCGTGGTGCATGTGGCGGTGGCGCTGGCTCAGGGCCTGGCGCCGGACCTGGAATACCTGCAGGCGATGGGCGTGGCCGCGCAGTTGCCGCAGTGGCAGGCGGCGTGCGCGCAGATTCGCGAAGCGGAGGACGCGTCATGA
- a CDS encoding wax ester/triacylglycerol synthase family O-acyltransferase: MATSTARRKPRREPMSRVDTAWLRMERPTNPMMITGVLMLDEALSLSQFKQLVRKRFLSFPRFQQKPVDTATGAYWQHDDDFDLDWHVRLSALPGRGGKKALERFAGQMASTPLDKTKPLWQFHLIERYEGGSALVARIHHSYADGIALVQVLLSLTDMQRVPEPAAQLGRAWLKDDGKEVVRRVGAIDRYLKLGGRMLDKGREMYQDPNLAQMLAKEGGLIGRELANALLLSDDPPTLLRGRLGVSKRVAWAAPLDLDEVKAVGRACDCTVNDVLMATMAGALRDYMLERGEQLDGVTLRATVPVNLRPLEHARKLGNHFGLVFLDLPVGEANPVRRVQRVAESMQQLKQSRQAMVVFGLLAAVGMAPAALQSLALDLFSRKATTVATNVPGPQQPLYLAGSRVREMMFWVPQTGSIGVGVSIMSYNHRVHFGLIGDARLIPDPDAVMRRIGAEFEKLLYLALMGDWEHPLRAVDADALLPAS; the protein is encoded by the coding sequence ATGGCCACCAGCACAGCCCGCCGCAAGCCGCGGCGCGAACCGATGTCGCGTGTGGATACCGCCTGGTTGCGGATGGAGCGGCCGACCAATCCGATGATGATCACCGGCGTGCTGATGCTCGACGAGGCGCTGTCGCTGTCGCAGTTCAAGCAATTGGTGCGCAAGCGCTTCCTGTCGTTTCCGCGCTTCCAGCAAAAGCCGGTGGACACCGCCACCGGCGCCTACTGGCAACACGACGACGACTTCGACCTGGACTGGCACGTGCGCCTGTCGGCCCTGCCCGGGCGCGGCGGCAAGAAGGCGCTGGAGCGCTTCGCCGGGCAGATGGCGTCCACGCCCTTGGACAAGACCAAGCCGCTGTGGCAGTTCCATCTGATCGAACGCTACGAAGGCGGCTCGGCGCTGGTCGCGCGCATCCACCACAGCTACGCCGACGGCATCGCCCTGGTGCAGGTGCTGCTGTCGCTGACCGACATGCAGCGGGTGCCGGAGCCCGCGGCGCAGCTCGGCCGCGCCTGGCTGAAGGACGACGGCAAGGAGGTGGTGCGCCGGGTCGGCGCCATCGACCGCTACCTGAAACTGGGCGGACGCATGCTCGACAAGGGCCGCGAGATGTACCAGGACCCGAACCTGGCGCAGATGCTGGCCAAGGAAGGCGGCCTGATCGGCCGCGAACTGGCCAATGCGCTGCTGCTGTCCGACGATCCGCCGACGCTGCTGCGCGGGCGCCTGGGGGTCAGCAAGCGGGTGGCCTGGGCCGCACCGCTGGACCTGGACGAAGTGAAGGCGGTCGGCCGCGCCTGCGACTGCACGGTCAACGACGTGCTGATGGCGACCATGGCCGGCGCCCTGCGCGACTACATGCTCGAGCGCGGCGAACAGCTGGACGGGGTGACCCTGCGCGCCACGGTGCCGGTCAACCTGCGCCCGCTGGAACACGCGCGCAAGCTCGGCAACCATTTCGGGCTGGTGTTCCTGGACCTGCCGGTCGGCGAGGCCAATCCGGTGCGGCGCGTGCAGCGCGTGGCCGAGTCGATGCAGCAGCTCAAGCAGTCGCGGCAGGCGATGGTGGTGTTCGGGCTGCTGGCCGCGGTGGGCATGGCGCCGGCGGCGCTGCAGTCGCTGGCGCTGGACCTGTTCAGCCGCAAGGCGACCACCGTGGCGACCAACGTGCCGGGACCGCAGCAGCCGCTGTACCTGGCCGGCAGCCGCGTGCGCGAGATGATGTTCTGGGTGCCGCAGACCGGTTCGATCGGCGTCGGCGTGTCGATCATGAGCTACAACCACCGCGTGCACTTCGGCCTGATCGGCGACGCGCGGCTGATCCCCGACCCGGATGCGGTGATGCGCCGGATCGGCGCCGAATTCGAGAAGCTGCTGTACCTGGCGCTGATGGGCGACTGGGAGCATCCGCTGCGCGCGGTGGATGCGGACGCGCTGCTGCCGGCTTCCTGA
- a CDS encoding deoxyribodipyrimidine photo-lyase — protein MSYAIVWFRRDLRLHDHPALHAALAAGHTPVPVYVHSPGDEGAWAAGAASLSWLQRSLAALDAQLRALGSRLILRQGPAETVLRELIEECGAIAVYWNRRYEPATQPRDARLKRELREQGLQVHSHNGALLFEPWQLATQQGGPYKVFTPFWRSALSHWQVPALSPAPKTLPPPPPALHSLPLQQLGLAPALGWDRGFWEVWQPGEAGAHEALEVFVDGALRGYVEGRDRPNQVGTSRLSPHLHFGEIAPWRIVAELEKHRSAASGAAIDAYIRQLGWRDFAHHLLHHFPTTPEHNLNPRFARFRWAAPDPTQLQAWQRGRTGVPIVDAGLRELWHTGWMHNRVRMIVASYLCKHLRVHWSEGARWFWDTLVDADLANNTLGWQWVAGTGADAAPYFRVFNPVTQAQKFDPQGRYIARWVPELAALPVAERFAPWLSPQRLATSAPHYPRQPIVDLAAGRDAALAAYRETSGGG, from the coding sequence ATGAGCTACGCCATCGTCTGGTTCAGGCGCGATCTGCGCCTGCACGATCACCCCGCGTTGCACGCGGCGCTGGCCGCCGGGCATACGCCGGTGCCGGTGTATGTGCACAGTCCCGGCGACGAAGGCGCCTGGGCGGCCGGCGCGGCCTCGTTGAGCTGGCTGCAGCGCTCGCTGGCCGCGCTCGACGCGCAACTGCGCGCGCTGGGTTCGCGACTGATCCTGCGCCAGGGCCCGGCCGAGACCGTGCTGCGCGAGCTGATCGAAGAATGCGGCGCGATCGCGGTGTACTGGAACCGCCGCTACGAACCGGCCACGCAGCCGCGCGACGCCCGGCTCAAGCGCGAACTGCGCGAGCAGGGCCTGCAGGTGCACAGCCACAACGGCGCGCTGCTGTTCGAGCCGTGGCAGCTGGCGACCCAGCAGGGCGGGCCGTACAAGGTGTTCACACCGTTCTGGCGCAGCGCGCTGAGCCATTGGCAGGTGCCGGCGCTATCGCCCGCGCCGAAGACGCTGCCGCCACCGCCGCCGGCACTGCACAGCCTGCCGCTGCAGCAGCTCGGACTGGCGCCGGCGCTGGGCTGGGACCGCGGCTTCTGGGAGGTATGGCAACCGGGCGAAGCGGGCGCGCATGAAGCGCTGGAGGTGTTCGTCGACGGCGCCCTGCGCGGCTATGTCGAGGGCCGCGACCGCCCCAACCAGGTCGGCACCTCGCGCCTGTCGCCGCACCTGCATTTCGGCGAGATCGCGCCGTGGCGGATCGTCGCCGAACTGGAAAAGCACCGCAGCGCCGCCAGCGGCGCTGCGATCGATGCCTACATCCGCCAGCTCGGCTGGCGCGACTTCGCCCATCACCTGCTGCACCATTTCCCGACCACGCCCGAGCACAACCTCAATCCGCGCTTCGCCCGGTTCCGCTGGGCCGCGCCGGATCCGACGCAGCTGCAGGCCTGGCAGCGCGGCCGCACCGGCGTGCCGATCGTCGATGCCGGCCTGCGCGAGCTGTGGCACACCGGCTGGATGCACAACCGGGTGCGGATGATCGTCGCCAGTTACCTGTGCAAGCACCTGCGCGTGCATTGGTCCGAAGGCGCGCGCTGGTTCTGGGACACGCTGGTCGATGCCGACCTGGCCAACAACACCCTCGGCTGGCAGTGGGTGGCGGGCACCGGTGCCGACGCCGCGCCGTATTTCCGCGTGTTCAATCCGGTGACCCAGGCGCAGAAGTTCGATCCGCAGGGCCGCTACATCGCGCGCTGGGTGCCGGAACTGGCGGCGCTGCCGGTGGCCGAGCGCTTCGCGCCGTGGCTGTCGCCGCAGCGCCTGGCCACCAGCGCGCCGCACTATCCACGGCAGCCGATCGTGGACCTGGCCGCCGGACGCGACGCCGCGCTGGCCGCCTACCGCGAGACAAGCGGCGGCGGCTGA